The stretch of DNA agatttcccatcacatcgaatcttttgaagtactaaatgtagctaaataaaataactaattacacagtttatctataatttgcgagacgaatcttttgagcctagtgaACCCATGGCaagacaataattaccaaatacaaacgaaagtgctacaatgcTTTACACtcaaaactttatgcatctaaacagggccttagtatCTTTTAGCGTTTTTACCAATTCTGTTATATAGGGTTTGCCAGTACAAGTGTACAACATGAGAAAAATACTTTCTGAGTAGTACACAAGTAAATTTTTCTTGAACTCGGGTCATATATATGTCAAAATAAGGAATTAAATTCTCCTTTCCTTTGGTCCCGTGCAAGTGCTTATGTTACATATCCTCCTGCTCTTCAGGTGTAACACCTCCCTCTTGATAGATTATTGCCATGACAATGGAACTCACAAGTACATTCTAGTTGATGTTGGCAAGACCTTTAGAGAACAAGTTCTCCGGTGGTTTGTGCACCACAAAATTCCTTCCGTTGATTCGGTGAGATCTTGGTGGCAAATTAATAATTGTGGTCAACTTTCAATCAACTGAAATTCCTGGTGATCAATCCACACCAATGGCCTGACTACAGGGGTTATTTGTGGTGCAGATTATTCTGACTCATGAGCATGCAGATGCTGTCTTAGGCCTGGATGATGTTTGGGTGGCACTTCCTTGTAGTCAGAGAAGTGATAGTGACCAGGTTCCTATTTTTCTAACCCAATTCACACTGGACAGGTAATCCTTCCATTTCAAACGGATCAATGCCCATATAACATTTGTTTTCAGGACAACATATACACCGTGTAATATTGTCCGCTAATTTCTGTAGTGTTGCAGCAAGATTCCCCAACTTGGTGAAGCAGAACCTGCAGGAAGGCGATGACTTTGCCAGAACTGCTCAACTCAATTGGATGATAATCGAGGGTGATGTTGACAGGCCATTTTTAGCATCAGAGCTTGAGTTTTTGCCGTTGCCAGTAAGAGTCACTATTGTGAACTGCTGCATTgatataattatatgtgtgtTCTGAAATGGCTAGCTTGATTGTCTGCTCAGGTCATGCATGGAGAGGACTATGTTTGTTTAGGCTTCTTATTTGGGAGGAAAGCGAGAGTTGCATATTTATCTGATGTCTCAAGAATTCTGCCTAGAACTGAGCATGGTACACTATCCAGTCCTCCATCAttatctattcgaatagtcaaCTTAGAATGGTTATTTATGGACTATATTTACAAACTGGGGAGATAAGGATAGTTTAGTAGTCTATTCGTCTAACAGTTCTTGCTAAGCCTGTATGTCGTCTTTGGAATAATGGAAATCACATAAATCTATAGAGAAGCTTAAGTGATCCGTCAACAGTGATATTTCCAGTATTTTTCTCATCCACAAGAGTCCTTCGTATATTAGCAACTATTGAATTCCTAGCTTTCTTTTAGTTGGATTCTCATTGTTCCTATTCAAATTGCTCCATTTTACTGCAACACATTGCCGATGCAATTTTTGCATGCAGCAATTTCAAAGTCTGGTGCGGGGCAACTTGATCTCCTTATACTAGAAACAAACAGGTTGCatggggcggtaagcttctgcaTGCTCGTCACCTGAATAAAAATATCTTTCCTGAATCTTCTATACAATACATTAACTTTCTGATACAGACTTCATGTTCTGTGAACAGGGAGATGCTCGCAGTTGCCATTTAACTCTCACTCAGGTTATTTGTCAGGACCTCTTAATATTTTCTGAAAATTTATAGTAACTTGGTGGGTAATCTGAAGTTATTCCATGTTTATAAATCAGCCTAGAACAGAATGGCTCAAAGCCTCGAACCAGGCAATCAGGCATCATTTTCAGCCAGCCTGTGAAGATGTTCTCAGGGAATCTTACGATTTTTCTCTAAAATACCATGCTAATGACCTAATGTTAACTAACGTTTGTAGAGTCTTGATGCTGTCAAAAGGATTTGCCCTAAAAAAGCTATGTTTATCGGAATGAACCACGAGTTTGAACACCATAGAGAAAACGAGATGTTGGCGGAATGGTCTCACAGGTGCGCCTAGTTTCTGAAACATTTGTATTGCTCTTTAATTTTCTGTAGGTGCTTTGACTGATCTGTAAGCCTATATGATTGTAGAGAAGGAATACCAGTACAGCTAGCTCATGACGGCCTGCGTATCTTCATTGACCTGTAATAAGGCATGGCTTGTGGATCGTAGTACAATGTTTAAGCAACACAGATTTGATGGCACCTTTGAACAGCTTTGGTTATACCATTGCAGAATACGGCATCAGTATATCCTTTTCCCAGTTCTAATGGGAAGCCACTGGTGTTGCAAAAACACTGGTGCTTTAACTCAGTGATCACTTATTGTTTTGTGGCATATTCAAATATGGAAATATCAGCTGAGAACTACCTAACAGTTGAAAAATGTACAGATTTGTTACCTGTTCTGTgtgaaagttttgaaatttctaAAAGTGAAGTCTAAGCCATGTACAAAATAGCTCGCTAATAGCCCGCTATAGTACGCTATTAGCTTTTTAAGAGTTCTACCGCTACGCTATACAATATTTGTCCGCTAAGTTCGCTAAAGGGGGTTTTACAGAATTTAGTGATAATAAATGTCCGCTACTTCCGCTAAAGATGTagccaaaagaaataaagaatcaaTATAACTAGGGTGGACCATAGACAAAGCAGCACAAGCATAGTTAGGCAGTCAAGAGACGTGTTGAGTCTATTTTAGAATGTTAGACCAATAATGCTTCTACTTTTGTATGTATTATGGATGTATGGCTATGAAAAATTTGCTGAAATTGATTTCATTACTGATGTTATTGGCCACATTATGCATATCTTTTTTGCAAACCGCTAAATGGATAGCTCCGCTATAGCTCTCTTAGCTTTTTGGAAGGGCTTCCGCTAAACGTCTTAGCCCGCGATTTTAAACATGGAGTCTAAGGTATAGTCGTATAGGTGTGGGTAAGATTTAAATATGTACAAAATTTCAATaacaaattcaatcctgatacGAGattaaaaaagacaaattgtagGACCAACCGTGTGAATAGTCGTTTACTTTTATATTTCTATACACATgcacttttcttttttattatttttgtcTCTGACATCAAGGATTCAAGCAAATTCTAAATACATCAAGGATTGCACTACTTTTCACGGGATCATTGAAGGAGTGAAGTACGTCAGCTTTTGTAATACTGCAGTCTTTTATAGTTGCAATCTCCTCATTCCTGTCACCATCCCAATTCAAAAGATGAGGAGAAGCATTGAGTCAGGAGATAGTTTCATAAAGGATCAAAATAAGCCTTCAGAAACTTACTTCCTAAGCATGGTGTCCTCTGAGGAAAGAAGAATATTTAATTGTTCATGTCTGCTTCCTATAATGTTCTTTATTTTTTGTCTAAGGGAATCCCATTCTCTGTCTGACAATGGCCTTAGGTCTTCGACAGTACGTTACTGTGCCATGCAAACAGGAGAGCTGCACCTGGAACCTGATGATGGCCTTTGGTTTTTTGAAAGAGGAGAGCTGCAACTAGAATCTCCTTTCTTGCTTGAGCTGGTGCTGCAGTTACGAGATTCTCGCATTGCACTTCCAACGCTTGTGGTCTCTAACAGAGCATTATCAGCTGGCACATCACGCCCATTCTGGGATGTGCATGGACTTTCTGGACCAGGTCACCATATTTGTCAGCATTCTCACAGAGGTCACGCCCACTCTGAGATGTGCATGGACTTTTTGTATATAGGTCATCAGATTCCATATCCAGGGAAACATCTGAATCTGATTCCATGGCCTCTGGTGTGTTACATAGTTGATAGGCAGTGTTGTCAGGATTCTCATAGAGGTCCTTCTCAAGTTGCATGCGATACATCAATACATCATCCTGCATTTTTTAGCATAAAAAAGAATAAACATTGAGTTATGCATTGCCTAGGACTTTCAAAGGTACCTAAAACTGTTAGTTAAATAGAAGGCGTTACCTTTTATACAACAACAataacatagccttttttcccaagtaagttggggtaggctagagatgaaacccgaaagaaataagttcaaggttcaggcacattgatagctagtctccaagcgctcctatccaaaactatctctttagagatattccaatccttaaggtctatcttaaccgactcatcccatgtCAGTTTagatctacctctacccctttttacattatcgacccactcaagaaccccattacgcactagcgtctcaggaggccttcgttggacatgtccaaaccatctcagccgatgctaggtaagtttctcctcaattggtgccaccccgatcctatcccgaataacttcgttccggactctatccctccttgtttgcccgcaaaaccaccgcaacatccgcacctctgctacactcagttgctggacatgtcgcctttttgtaggccaacattcagcaccgtataacatcgccggacgaattgttgtcctatagaatttaccttttagcttttgtggcaccctcttgtcacaaaggatgccagaagcttgccgccatttcaaccagccagctaaaattatatgcctaacatcttcatcaatgtcgccatccttttgtagcaccgatcctaaataccgaaaagtatccttctggaccaccacttgcccatctagactaatgtCTCctccctcatgcctagtcgcactgaaatcgcacatcatgtactcggtcttggtcctactaagtctgaaccctttcgactctaacgtgcatctccacagctctaacttcctattaacccctgccctactctcgtcaactagcaccacatcatcagcaaagagcatacaccaagggatctcaccttgtatatccattgtgacctcatccatcactaaagcaaataaataagggctcaatgctgacccctggtgtaggcctatgttaatagaaaagtcagtggtgttgccatcacatgtctggacaaacgtcgtcgcatcattgtacatatccttaatgagcgtaatgtacttagttgggattttgtgcttctccaaagcccaccacatgacatttctcggtactttgtcatatgccttctcaaggtcaatgaagaccatgtgcaagtccttctgctccctatatctctccatcaattgtcgtattaaaaaaatcgcctccatggttgaccttccacgcatgaacccaaattgattttgggtcacacttgtcactcttcttaggcgatgctcgataaccctctcccaaagcttcatcgtatgactcatcagcttaatcccacggtagttagtacaactttgaacatcgcccttgtttttgaagataggtactaatatatttctcttccattcttccggtatcttgtttgaccgaaaaatgagatttaaAAGCTCAGTTAACCatattattgctctatctcctagacatctccacacctcaatgggaataccattagggcccatcgctttacctcccttcatcctcttcaaagcctccccgatctctacctcctgaattctcctcacaaaacgtctgttggtatcgtcaaaagagtcatctaactcaagggtagggctctcactctcccaattaaacaacttgtcgaagtactctctccatctattcatgatctcctcatccttcactagcagtcgaggCGTTACCTTTTATCCTGAAACAAAAAATGAGCACCGAAAGTGTGATTGAGtgaccactgaaaactacataACACATCTGTACTTACCATGGTTTTCTGATGCTTTGCACTCCTCTTTGCTAACCTTTTTTCCTAGGCGAGTGTGCTTATTCTTCTGAAAAAGAGCAAGGATAGTGTATTCAAGTGTATGTATTATGTAGGACAATGGTATGCCGATTTAGAACAATATTAGCTAAGGATAGTGTATTCAAGTGTATGTATTATGTAGGACAATGGTATTCAATTAGCTAATTGCCGATGTAGGACAATGATATTATGTATTATGTAGGACAATTGGTTATTCGAGGAACTATGATGATTGCGACAAGGTGCAGAAAGCGGCGCATGATGAAAACGACAAGCTCAGGGTAACAATATTGGTTCTAAATCGGCATACCATTGTCCTACATAATACATACACTTGAATACACTATCGTTGctccttttcagaagaataagCGCACTCGCCTGGGAAAAAAGGTTAGCAAAGACGAGTGCAAGCATCAGAAAACCATAGTAAGTACAGATGTGTTATATAATTTTCAGTGGTCACTCAATCACACTTTTGGTGCCCATTTTTTGTTTCAGGATAAAAGGTAACGCCTTCTATTTAACTAACAGTTTTAGGTACCTTTGAAAGTCCTAGGCAATGCATAACTCAATGTTTATTCTTTTTTATGCTAAAAAATGCAGGATGATGTATTGATGTATCGCATGCAACTTGAGAAGGACCTCTATGAGAATCCTGACAACACTGCCTATCAACTATGTAACACACCAGAGGCCATGGAATCAGATTCAGATGTTTCCCTGGATATGGAATCTGATGACCTATATACAAAAAGTCCATGCACATCCCAGAATGGGCGTGACCTCTGTGAGAATGCTGACAAATATGGTGACCTAGATCCAGAAAGTCCATGCACATCCCATAATGGGTGTGATGTGCCAGCTGATAATGCTCTGTTAGAGACCACAAGCGTTGGAAGTGCAATGTGAGAATCTCATAACTGCAGCACCAGCTCAAGCAAGAAAGGAGATTCTAGTTGCAGCTCTCCTCTTTCCAAAAACCAAAGGCCATCATCAGATTCCAGGTGCAGCTCTCCTGTTTGCATGGCACATGGACGTACTGTCGAAGACCTAAGGCCATTGTCAGACAGAGAATGGGATTCCCTTAGACAAAAAATAAAGAACATTATAGGAAGCAGACAGGAACAATTAAATATTCTTCTTTCCTCAGAGGACACCATGCTTAGGAAGTAAGTTTCTGAAGGCTTATTTTGATCCTTTATGAAATTATCTCCTAACTCAATGCTTCTCCTCATCTTTTGAATTGGGATGGTGACAGGAATGAGGAAATTGCAACTATAAAAGACTACAGTATTACAAAAGCTGACGTACTTCACTCCTTCAATGATCCCATGAAAAGTAGTGCAGTCCTTGATGTATTTAGAATTTGCTTCAATGCACTTTTCTCGTTTATCTCGGACAAAATTAATTTGTTATTTCAATTTTGCATGAATGTGGAGCATAATGACTGTTCTTTTAGAAATTGTGAAGTTTCCATGCCTGAAAGTATTAATAAAATGATAATGATAATATTATCAAGGCGACTGTGGAagattttttaatttttgaagTTTATTGTGTCTAAAAAAACCCTTTTAGTTTAGTGTAGTGGGGGGCAATTACAAAATTTCTATATTAAATAGAGTTTGAACGACATATTCTCTAAGAAGTTGTAGTGCATCAACCTGAGTCAGGACATGACTTTCAACAACTCTCGGAGTTCAACGCTCTAACTGGTCCACCATGAGAAATTGGTGTAGATGTACAAATGTAATCTTGACCAGATTAGAGACCTGGGAATTGTAGTAAGGGACCCTCGTGAGAGTGGGCTGGCCTTTGGTTAAAAGAAGTAACACAAGATTATCAATTGATTTTATCACTTTATTATTACCGCAGGAACTGATGATCCAAGTTGTGATTTAGAGACTATCatatccaaaaaaaaatgcGGGCTTAGGGAAATCATTTTGCAACTTGCGAGTTCCAAGAGTCAAAAGAGTACTTTCTCTGGAGCAAGAAGAGTCAAAGTGTCTGACCAAGTCCATAATTGCAGCTTTTTCTATATAATGAACAGGCACGTCTCAAAAATATGTAACACGATGAACTGTTCAAAGCTGATGCCAGTTTTCTCAGTTTCTTTACAATAGGGCATCCAGCTGCTGTGAACCAAAAACACAACAAGTCCAACATGCCCCCAGCCTACATATTCGTCCCAGTTTCGTTCTGCATCCTGATCATCGCCGCATCTCTGTGCTCTGCGGCGGACACCATCTATGCTGGTCAGCCACTCACTGGCAGCAGTGAGAAGCTCCTCATCTCCAAGAACGGCAAGTTCGCACTGGGATTCTTTCAAAGATCGACCAGCAACCGCTCCAGTACCCCAAAATGGTACTTGGGCATATGGTTCAACACAGTTTCCCAGTTGACCCCAGCTTGGGTGGCCAACCGGGAGAACCCACTCCCCGACGGGACCTCATCAGAACTCATCATCTCCGCCGACGGCAACCTTGCCATCTCCAACCGACACAACCGGTCCATATTGTGGTCGAGCCAGGCGAACACCACGACAAACAACACCATCGCCATGCTGCTCAACAGCGGAGACCTTGTCGTGTCCGACGCGTCGAACTCGACCGCCATCTTCTGGAGGAGCTTCGACCACATGACGGACACTTTCCTCCCCGGTGCCAGGATGGGCAGGAGCAAGGTGATTGGGAGGTGGACCCATGGCCTTGTCTCCAACAAGAACTCGCGTGATCTTTCTCCAGGCATCTACTCCGGCCACCCATCTCCTGGTTCCGCTGACTTCAATCTGCTCCTTTCATGGAACTCTTCGATTACATACTGGTCATCCGGGCAATGGAGGGGGCAGTACTTCAGCAACATGCCGGAGATGTCGGCTCGCTATTTGTTCTTGTCCGAGCTCGTTACCAATGATCAGGAAGAGTACTTCACATACTGGTTGAAAAACGAGAGCATGGTCACAAGGTACGTGCTTGATGTCTCCGGGCAAGCAAAGATGATGATCTGGTCTGATGCTTCAGAGGAGTGGATATCCTTCTATCCAGAACCAGGGGCTCAGTGCGAGGTGTACGCTGTCTGTGGACCATTTACGGTTTGAAGAGAGGACATGCTCCCTTTCTGCAACTGCATGAAGGGTTTCTCCATCAGGTCACAGGAAGACTGGGAGGCAGGGGATCGCACAGGTGGATGCAACAGAAACATTCCCTTAAACTGTGCCAGTAGCAACTCAAGCATGAGTGG from Panicum virgatum strain AP13 chromosome 9K, P.virgatum_v5, whole genome shotgun sequence encodes:
- the LOC120650259 gene encoding putative hydrolase C777.06c, with amino-acid sequence MMDPDPALTSPAGGAAAGSSPPPPSSLIFLGTGCSGALPDARCLIQPSAPPCAVCSTSLSLPPDRNPNYRCNTSLLIDYCHDNGTHKYILVDVGKTFREQVLRWFVHHKIPSVDSIILTHEHADAVLGLDDVWVALPCSQRSDSDQVPIFLTQFTLDSVAARFPNLVKQNLQEGDDFARTAQLNWMIIEGDVDRPFLASELEFLPLPVMHGEDYVCLGFLFGRKARVAYLSDVSRILPRTEHAISKSGAGQLDLLILETNRLHGAGDARSCHLTLTQSLDAVKRICPKKAMFIGMNHEFEHHRENEMLAEWSHREGIPVQLAHDGLRIFIDL